One Amblyomma americanum isolate KBUSLIRL-KWMA chromosome 8, ASM5285725v1, whole genome shotgun sequence DNA window includes the following coding sequences:
- the LOC144101341 gene encoding uncharacterized protein LOC144101341 isoform X1, protein MLTYGCLRTLTSTAKRWLPILGLVVLIYIGFWTAGYNPVGWPVPRQQALGAVTITHAEPSYRYPHKSQASIRQGLQLNDSTTSDASWTPPTSEEVSSTARQGPREVTLRKQTSPLLLTEPETPLSRPTTSMTTRATTRRTRGTTVTTPATTTAEDNGLTWNPPEQLLRGYGKVPFPVENVTSLPTAFKVVSDCQRDLDYIFFVHTATTHSDHRRVLREVVANSSFGAQYNWTTVFFVGMSPVDQVWASVTKEAELHGDVVVLPYMDTYRNLTYKFVYGIKWTLENCPRARFVLKMDDDIVLHLPTLVKKFTGSSTGASSSSTPLPPKFHCCVWDGMPVIRQTALPWYMSNEVYPKKYFPRYCSGSAVFMESAALRPLYNASFEVPYLPVDDAYVTGELAAVAGIGHEALNRIYSFDGSKWMSVVDGTLLVVQVWSAETRSKAWRLVANALGEQWATVMPVPSSRVTHSARSVVFVTTSATSAMTAINTTSRTS, encoded by the coding sequence ACGGTTGCCTAAGGACCCTGACGTCAACCGCCAAGCGGTGGCTGCCAATCTTGGGCCTCGTGGTTCTCATCTACATCGGATTCTGGACCGCGGGCTACAATCCAGTCGGCTGGCCGGTGCCAAGGCAGCAGGCTTTAGGCGCTGTAACCATCACACATGCCGAGCCTTCCTACAGGTATCCGCATAAGAGTCAAGCATCAATACGTCAAGGCCTTCAATTGAACGATTCGACGACAAGCGACGCTTCCTGGACGCCACCGACAAGTGAAGAGGTGTCTTCAACCGCAAGACAAGGTCCACGTGAGGTAACACTACGGAAACAAACGTCTCCATTACTTTTAACTGAACCAGAAACGCCGCTATCACGGCCAACGACATCTATGACGACGCGAGCAACTACAAGACGAACGAGAGGAACAACAGTGACGACTCCAGCTACGACGACAGCTGAAGACAACGGACTTACTTGGAATCCACCCGAGCAGTTACTGAGAGGCTACGGCAAGGTGCCTTTCCCGGTGGAGAACGTCACATCGCTGCCCACTGCCTTCAAGGTCGTTTCAGACTGCCAACGGGACCTGGACTACATATTCTTCGTGCACACAGCAACGACCCACTCGGACCACCGCCGCGTCCTGAGGGAAGTGGTTGCCAACTCCTCATTCGGCGCCCAGTATAACTGGACGACGGTCTTCTTCGTCGGCATGTCACCGGTGGACCAGGTGTGGGCCAGCGTTACGAAAGAAGCCGAACTCCACGGAGACGTGGTTGTGCTGCCGTACATGGACACCTACCGGAACCTGACGTACAAGTTCGTCTACGGAATCAAGTGGACCCTGGAGAACTGTCCTCGGGCACGGTTCGTCCTCAAGATGGACGACGACATCGTCTTGCACCTTCCAACGCTGGTGAAGAAGTTCACTGGTTCTTCGACCGGGGCATCTTCCTCCAGCACCCCTCTACCTCCAAAGTTCCACTGCTGCGTCTGGGACGGCATGCCAGTCATCAGACAGACTGCTTTGCCCTGGTACATGTCGAATGAAGTGTACCCGAAAAAATATTTCCCAAGGTACTGTTCCGGCAGTGCAGTGTTCATGGAGTCGGCCGCACTGAGGCCCCTGTACAATGCCTCCTTCGAAGTGCCGTACTTACCAGTGGACGATGCTTACGTCACAGGTGAACTTGCGGCAGTGGCGGGCATCGGGCACGAAGCGCTTAACCGCATCTACTCTTTCGATGGAAGCAAGTGGATGTCCGTGGTAGACGGTACCCTCCTGGTTGTGCAGGTGTGGAGTGCCGAGACGCGCTCTAAAGCATGGAGGCTCGTGGCCAATGCGCTCGGTGAACAGTGGGCCACGGTAATGCCTGTGCCTTCTTCGCGTGTGACACACAGTGCGCGGAGT
- the LOC144101341 gene encoding acetylgalactosaminyl-O-glycosyl-glycoprotein beta-1,3-N-acetylglucosaminyltransferase-like isoform X2 — MLTCACLQSPPVATRQWSLLALLAAFTLFNVTYWYAQRDYWKRVPAPDFYRATLLSHHQVEESREETSRWNDVPLELLFWRPTEALLSGYGRLPFPVENVSFLPVAYSVVQRCRNTGPLNHIFFVHSAPGNWAKRQLLRETIGDAFMALKHSWTTVFFVGMSRNLRVQQMVLDEAERYGDLVMLPYIDAYRNLTYKFVYGMKWTMDNCPATRYIVKMDDDIVINLTKLVAYLNLRKYDERLALHCYVWTNMMVERKTDSPWYIPKKMYRKRVFSRYCSGSTVLFDSRVMEALYNASFLVPFMPVDDVYVTGEAAKAASIGHVKLNRFYALFDDKWEEVARGKYMFAQIYRARYRRRSWDLIMRELKEPTLAFLDYETPSKDSATSHVQTEESASADEEAVAPSDANLTVKETRMKPILYKDPIVSSHDVALVTALANGNAAPLRSVPNVDDRTEYQDKSVPRSAVEISKETVYRSEEKSARENAVKDD, encoded by the coding sequence GTGCCTGTCTGCAGAGTCCACCAGTGGCCACTCGCCAATGGTCCCTGCTGGCGCTGCTAGCGGCGTTCACCCTCTTCAACGTCACCTACTGGTACGCTCAACGAGACTACTGGAAACGAGTTCCCGCTCCGGACTTTTACCGCGCTACTCTGCTCAGTCATCACCAGGTGGAAGAGAGCCGTGAAGAAACGTCTCGCTGGAATGACGTGCCTCTGGAACTGTTGTTCTGGCGCCCTACGGAGGCATTGCTAAGTGGTTACGGCAGGCTGCCCTTTCCCGTGGAGAACGTCAGCTTCCTGCCGGTGGCGTACTCTGTGGTGCAGCGGTGCCGCAACACTGGTCCTCTGAACCACATCTTCTTCGTACACAGCGCCCCTGGTAACTGGGCCAAACGCCAGCTACTCCGCGAGACTATAGGCGACGCCTTCATGGCGCTAAAACACTCCTGGACCACCGTCTTCTTCGTGGGTATGTCTCGGAACCTGCGCGTCCAGCAGATGGTCCTGGATGAAGCCGAGAGGTATGGCGACCTTGTGATGCTCCCGTACATAGACGCGTATCGCAACCTGACGTACAAGTTCGTATACGGGATGAAGTGGACCATGGACAACTGTCCCGCCACCCGGTACATCGTCAAGATGGACGACGACATCGTGATCAATCTGACAAAACTCGTGGCCTACCTGAATCTGAGGAAATACGACGAGCGACTAGCCCTACATTGCTACGTCTGGACCAACATGATGGTAGAACGGAAGACCGACTCTCCGTGGTACATTCCCAAAAAGATGTACCGCAAGCGGGTTTTCTCCCGTTATTGCTCGGGAAGTACGGTCCTCTTCGACAGCAGGGTCATGGAGGCCCTTTACAACGCGTCCTTCTTGGTACCTTTCATGCCCGTGGACGACGTTTACGTGACCGGGGAGGCCGCTAAGGCTGCCTCCATTGGACACGTGAAGCTCAACCGCTTCTACGCACTCTTCGACGACAAGTGGGAAGAGGTGGCCAGGGGAAAGTACATGTTCGCCCAGATCTACAGGGCGAGGTACCGGAGGAGGAGCTGGGACCTAATTATGCGGGAGCTCAAAGAGCCAACGCTGGCGTTCCTGGACTATGAGACGCCTTCGAAAGACAGCGCGACCAGTCACGTGCAGACCGAAGAGTCGGCTTCTGCCGACGAAGAGGCGGTGGCACCTTCTGACGCAAACCTGACGGTGAAAGAAACGCGGATGAAGCCGATTCTCTATAAGGACCCTATTGTGTCGTCACATGATGTGGCTCTAGTGACCGCATTAGCCAACGGTAACGCTGCACCTCTTCGTAGTGTTCCCAACGTTGATGACAGGACAGAGTACCAGGACAAGTCTGTTCCTCGTTCTGCAGTGGAGATTAGTAAAGAGACTGTCTATAGGAGTGAAGAGAAATCTGCGAGAGAAAACGCGGTCAAGGATGATTAA